Proteins from one Crocosphaera sp. UHCC 0190 genomic window:
- a CDS encoding DUF29 domain-containing protein — MNPIITKLSLYEQDFFLWLEDTATKLREGEFSEIDLEALTEEIEALGRSEKQELENRLEVLLAHLLKRIYIDSAYDNRGWELTIAEQRRRLRRLLKKSPSLKRYFEQVFEEIYQDALSLVKMEYKKVIFPDTWPFNSEFEAILTENFW, encoded by the coding sequence ATGAACCCAATTATTACTAAACTTTCTCTATACGAACAAGATTTTTTCCTGTGGTTAGAAGATACAGCAACTAAGTTAAGAGAAGGCGAATTCAGCGAGATTGATCTTGAGGCATTAACCGAGGAAATTGAAGCTTTGGGACGTTCAGAAAAGCAGGAATTAGAAAACCGTCTAGAAGTTTTATTAGCCCATCTTCTGAAACGAATTTATATTGATAGTGCTTACGATAATCGGGGTTGGGAACTTACAATTGCCGAACAAAGACGCAGACTCCGCCGTTTACTCAAAAAATCCCCAAGTCTTAAAAGATATTTTGAACAGGTATTTGAAGAAATTTATCAAGATGCTCTTTCTCTGGTAAAAATGGAGTATAAAAAAGTTATTTTCCCTGATACTTGGCCATTTAATAGTGAATTTGAAGCAATTTTGACAGAAAATTTTTGGTAA
- a CDS encoding ATP-binding protein produces the protein MSQIKVKNFGSIKSGFAENNGLMDIRKITVFIGNQGTGKSSIAKLISTLSWLEKALYVENLEEKYITNYNRFVSKYCGYHLLNNYFSSDTEIQYQGNAYSFNFKQGRLNIYNNKDTLFYEKYVVPKIMYVPAERNFFSVVKQPEKIKGLPESLYTFWEELERSKRELSEHLTLPVGNVKFEFDDDQQQSYILGNDYKLELSETSSGFQSFVPLFLVSRNIALSIDKKQEYSQTELSGEEKQVLQTKVQKILSDDNLADEVKEAALKLLSSKYRPECFLNIVEEIEQNLFPTSQKDVFYKLLEFANLTKGNGLILTTHSPYIINYLTLAIKGYQVWQKILSSPNAELLKQQLEKIVPEASCISEEDAIVYELTEQGEIMKLPTYEGLPSDENYLNSSLAETNQLFNDLLEIEEQL, from the coding sequence ATGAGCCAAATAAAAGTTAAAAATTTCGGTTCAATTAAATCAGGCTTTGCAGAAAATAACGGATTGATGGATATTCGTAAAATTACTGTTTTTATTGGTAATCAAGGAACAGGAAAAAGTAGCATTGCTAAATTAATTTCAACATTAAGTTGGTTGGAAAAAGCTTTATATGTTGAAAATTTAGAAGAAAAATATATCACAAATTATAATCGTTTTGTTAGTAAATATTGTGGCTATCATCTTTTAAACAATTACTTCTCATCTGATACTGAAATTCAATATCAAGGAAATGCCTATTCTTTTAATTTTAAGCAGGGGAGATTAAATATTTATAACAACAAAGATACTCTTTTTTATGAAAAATATGTTGTACCTAAGATTATGTATGTACCAGCAGAGCGTAATTTTTTTAGTGTTGTAAAACAGCCTGAAAAAATAAAAGGCTTACCAGAATCATTATATACTTTTTGGGAAGAATTAGAACGATCAAAACGAGAATTATCTGAACATTTAACGTTACCAGTAGGTAATGTAAAGTTTGAATTTGATGATGATCAACAACAATCATATATTTTAGGAAATGATTATAAATTAGAATTATCAGAGACTTCAAGTGGTTTTCAATCTTTTGTTCCTTTGTTTTTAGTTTCTAGAAATATTGCTTTATCAATTGACAAAAAACAAGAATACTCTCAAACTGAACTCAGTGGAGAAGAGAAACAAGTATTACAAACAAAAGTACAAAAAATCCTTTCTGATGATAATCTTGCTGATGAAGTTAAGGAAGCCGCATTAAAACTGTTATCTTCCAAATATCGCCCTGAATGTTTTTTAAATATCGTGGAAGAAATAGAACAAAATCTCTTTCCTACATCTCAAAAAGATGTATTTTATAAATTGCTAGAATTTGCTAATTTAACAAAAGGCAACGGACTAATTCTTACTACTCATAGTCCTTATATTATCAATTATCTTACATTAGCAATAAAGGGATATCAGGTTTGGCAAAAAATTTTATCCTCTCCAAACGCTGAGTTACTTAAGCAACAATTAGAAAAAATTGTTCCTGAAGCTTCTTGTATATCTGAAGAAGATGCTATTGTATATGAGTTAACAGAACAAGGGGAAATCATGAAACTTCCTACCTATGAAGGGTTGCCTTCTGATGAAAACTATCTTAATAGTTCATTAGCAGAGACTAATCAACTTTTTAATGATTTATTAGAAATTGAAGAACAACTATGA
- a CDS encoding Uma2 family endonuclease — MVAFPVTFPIKTLNLSPGSHALIEQVSWEDYEALLEELGGDRRIPRINYCHETLELMSPLPAHERPHRIIAYIVTAILDAQNRDWEDFGSTTFKKPKKAGLEPDTCFYIENALQVRSLLRMDMAIDPPPDLAIESDVTSKTTMDAYQVIGVPEVWIYDNNRLNIHLLQQEGYVETANSLIFPDINVVQIIPKLVQKAFDQGTSQMLREFRLSLSKDS, encoded by the coding sequence ATGGTTGCGTTCCCTGTAACATTCCCCATCAAAACCCTGAATTTATCCCCTGGCAGTCATGCACTCATTGAACAGGTTAGCTGGGAAGACTATGAGGCCTTGCTAGAGGAATTAGGAGGCGATCGCCGTATTCCTCGTATTAATTACTGTCATGAAACCCTAGAACTCATGTCCCCTTTACCCGCCCATGAACGTCCCCATCGTATCATCGCCTATATTGTGACAGCGATTTTAGACGCTCAAAATAGGGATTGGGAGGATTTTGGTTCAACTACCTTTAAGAAACCCAAAAAAGCAGGACTAGAACCCGATACCTGTTTTTATATTGAGAATGCACTACAAGTTCGTAGCCTTCTTCGGATGGATATGGCGATCGATCCACCGCCCGATTTAGCTATTGAATCTGATGTTACCTCAAAGACGACGATGGACGCATATCAAGTGATAGGAGTACCAGAGGTTTGGATTTATGATAATAATCGCCTGAATATTCATCTTTTGCAACAAGAAGGTTATGTGGAAACAGCAAACAGCCTAATTTTTCCTGATATTAATGTCGTGCAAATCATCCCTAAACTCGTACAAAAAGCCTTTGATCAAGGAACCAGTCAAATGTTGCGGGAATTTCGTCTTTCACTAAGTAAAGATAGTTAA
- the topA gene encoding type I DNA topoisomerase, translated as MSTLVIVESPTKARTIRNYLPQGYQVEASMGHVRDLPASADEIPPSYKEKEWANLGVDVENGFEPIYVVPKGKKKVVQGLKTALKGVDELILATDEDREGESISWHLLQLLKPKVPIKRMVFHEITREAIQKALKNCREIDENLVHAQETRRILDRLYGYTLSPLLWKKIAWGLSAGRVQSVAVRLLVQRERERRAFLSGGYWDLKALLEQEKSPFESKLITLAGKKIAIGSDFDPSTGKITEGRDVVLLNEAEANALKERLDGKPWTVTKTEEKPTTRKPSPPFTTSTLQQESNRKLGISAKDTMRTAQKLYEEGYITYMRTDSVHLSDEAINAARNCVEQMYGKEYLSPKPCQYTTKSKGAQEAHEAIRPAGNRFRTPQETGLSGQEFALYDLIWKRTVACQMANARLTQIVVNLKVEDAGFRSSGKRIDFPGFFRAYVEGTDDPDAAIEDQEVILPPLKQGDHPNCKKLDVLGHETQPPARYTEASLVKTLESEGVGRPSTYASIISTIIDRGYSQMRSKALVPTFTAFAVVSLLENHFPDLVDMKFTSKMEQTLDEIATGESQWLPYLEKFYLGQEGLDTQVKVRVDEIDPGVAKAVILENLDAKVKIGKFGPYIEVQQGEEVITASIPMDLTPCDLTPEQVTTLLKQKTEGPEKLGLHPETGEAIYLLIGSYGPYVQLGEATEENKKPKRGSLPKGVKPEDVTIDMAVGLLALPRLLGNHPETGAKIKASLGRFGPYVVHDQGKEGKDYRSLKAEDDVLTISLERALELLAQPKKGRGGGRGTKKPLRELGVHPDDKEPINIYEGPYGIYIKHGKVNAGLPEGETVDTITLETALDLLAAKATTPKKTTRKSTTGTKTTKRTTKAKTSRKTSATTDED; from the coding sequence ATGTCAACCCTCGTTATTGTTGAATCACCAACCAAAGCCCGTACCATCAGAAATTATTTGCCCCAAGGATATCAGGTGGAGGCATCTATGGGCCATGTGCGTGATCTCCCCGCCTCAGCAGACGAAATTCCGCCATCCTATAAAGAGAAGGAATGGGCTAATTTAGGGGTAGATGTGGAAAATGGCTTTGAACCCATCTATGTTGTCCCCAAAGGCAAGAAAAAGGTCGTTCAGGGTCTAAAAACAGCCCTCAAAGGTGTAGACGAATTAATCCTGGCCACTGACGAAGACAGAGAAGGAGAAAGCATCAGTTGGCATTTACTACAATTATTAAAGCCCAAAGTCCCCATCAAGCGGATGGTTTTTCATGAAATTACCCGCGAAGCCATCCAAAAAGCCTTAAAAAATTGTCGGGAAATTGACGAAAATTTAGTTCATGCCCAAGAAACTCGCCGCATTTTAGACCGTTTATACGGTTATACCCTCTCACCCTTACTCTGGAAAAAGATCGCTTGGGGATTATCTGCTGGACGAGTCCAATCAGTTGCCGTAAGATTATTAGTACAAAGGGAACGGGAACGCCGCGCCTTCCTCTCAGGGGGCTATTGGGATCTCAAAGCCCTATTAGAACAGGAAAAAAGTCCCTTTGAGTCCAAATTAATCACCCTGGCCGGCAAAAAAATCGCCATAGGCAGTGATTTTGACCCCAGTACCGGAAAAATTACCGAAGGACGGGATGTGGTACTGCTGAATGAAGCAGAGGCAAACGCCCTTAAGGAAAGATTAGACGGGAAACCTTGGACAGTCACTAAAACTGAAGAAAAACCCACCACCCGCAAACCTTCGCCCCCCTTTACAACCTCAACCCTACAACAAGAATCTAACCGCAAATTAGGCATCTCAGCGAAGGATACCATGCGGACTGCTCAGAAACTCTACGAAGAAGGCTATATTACCTATATGCGGACAGATTCGGTTCATCTGTCCGATGAAGCCATTAACGCCGCTAGAAACTGCGTTGAACAGATGTATGGCAAGGAATATTTAAGCCCCAAACCCTGCCAATATACCACCAAGAGTAAGGGGGCCCAAGAGGCCCATGAAGCCATTCGTCCTGCGGGGAACCGTTTCCGTACCCCCCAAGAAACCGGGTTATCAGGCCAAGAATTCGCCCTCTATGACCTAATTTGGAAGCGTACCGTCGCTTGTCAGATGGCTAATGCGCGATTAACTCAAATTGTGGTTAATTTAAAAGTAGAAGACGCAGGGTTTAGATCTTCTGGCAAACGCATTGATTTTCCAGGGTTTTTCCGCGCTTATGTGGAAGGAACTGATGATCCAGATGCTGCCATAGAAGACCAAGAAGTGATTCTTCCTCCCTTAAAACAGGGGGATCATCCTAATTGTAAAAAATTAGATGTCTTAGGTCACGAAACCCAACCTCCGGCCCGTTATACGGAAGCATCCTTAGTCAAAACCCTAGAAAGTGAAGGGGTAGGCCGTCCCAGTACCTACGCCAGTATCATTAGTACCATTATTGATCGCGGTTACTCCCAAATGCGGAGTAAGGCCCTGGTTCCCACTTTTACGGCCTTTGCGGTGGTGAGTTTATTAGAAAACCATTTCCCTGACTTGGTAGATATGAAATTTACCTCGAAAATGGAGCAAACCCTGGATGAAATTGCCACAGGGGAGTCCCAATGGCTTCCTTATCTGGAAAAATTCTATTTAGGACAAGAAGGGTTAGACACTCAGGTAAAAGTCCGGGTTGATGAAATTGATCCAGGGGTGGCTAAAGCCGTTATTTTAGAGAATTTAGACGCTAAGGTTAAAATTGGCAAGTTTGGCCCCTATATAGAAGTTCAACAAGGAGAAGAAGTGATTACTGCTTCTATTCCCATGGATCTCACGCCATGCGATCTGACCCCTGAACAGGTAACAACCTTACTGAAACAGAAAACGGAAGGCCCTGAAAAACTAGGATTACATCCTGAAACTGGGGAAGCGATTTATCTGTTAATTGGCAGTTATGGCCCCTATGTGCAGTTAGGGGAAGCAACGGAAGAGAATAAGAAACCAAAACGGGGTTCTTTACCCAAGGGTGTCAAACCTGAAGATGTCACCATAGACATGGCCGTAGGGTTGTTAGCGTTACCCCGTTTACTCGGAAACCATCCCGAAACTGGAGCGAAAATTAAGGCCAGTTTGGGACGGTTTGGCCCCTATGTGGTACATGATCAAGGAAAAGAGGGCAAAGATTATCGTTCTTTGAAAGCTGAGGATGATGTTTTAACTATTAGTTTAGAACGCGCTTTAGAATTACTGGCCCAACCTAAAAAGGGAAGGGGAGGGGGTCGTGGTACGAAGAAACCCTTACGAGAATTAGGGGTTCATCCTGATGATAAAGAACCCATCAATATTTATGAGGGGCCCTATGGGATCTATATAAAACACGGTAAAGTCAATGCAGGACTTCCAGAAGGTGAAACGGTAGACACGATCACTTTAGAAACTGCTTTAGACTTATTAGCGGCTAAGGCAACTACGCCCAAGAAAACTACCCGTAAGTCTACGACAGGGACGAAAACCACCAAACGAACCACCAAAGCGAAAACGAGTCGCAAAACTTCTGCAACGACTGATGAAGATTAG